In Salisediminibacterium beveridgei, one DNA window encodes the following:
- the rplA gene encoding 50S ribosomal protein L1 codes for MAKRGKKYQDALKAIDREKLYNISEAVELVQKNATAKFDESIEMAARLGVDPKKADQQIRGAMVLPHGTGKTQTVLVFAKGDKAKEAEAAGADFVGEEDLINKVAQGWLEFDVVVATPDMMAQVGKLGRTLGPKGLMPNPKTGTVTFDVTKAVEEIKAGKVEYRVDKSGNIHVPIGKASFEAKKLEENFTAMAEQLMKIKPAASKGTYLRNVSITSTMSPGLKVDVSSFKL; via the coding sequence TTGGCTAAAAGAGGTAAGAAATATCAAGACGCTCTAAAAGCGATTGATCGCGAAAAGTTATACAACATTTCTGAAGCAGTAGAACTCGTTCAAAAGAACGCAACTGCAAAATTCGATGAAAGCATCGAAATGGCTGCACGTCTCGGCGTTGACCCGAAGAAAGCAGACCAGCAGATCCGTGGAGCGATGGTGCTTCCACACGGAACGGGTAAAACACAGACCGTTCTTGTATTTGCAAAAGGTGATAAGGCGAAAGAAGCAGAAGCAGCAGGCGCTGACTTCGTTGGTGAAGAAGACCTCATCAATAAAGTCGCTCAAGGCTGGCTCGAATTCGACGTCGTTGTTGCAACACCGGATATGATGGCACAGGTTGGTAAGTTGGGTCGTACACTTGGACCAAAAGGCCTTATGCCGAACCCGAAAACAGGTACTGTTACATTTGATGTAACAAAAGCTGTTGAAGAAATCAAAGCAGGTAAGGTTGAGTACCGTGTGGACAAGTCCGGGAACATTCACGTTCCAATCGGGAAAGCATCTTTCGAAGCTAAAAAGCTCGAAGAAAACTTTACTGCAATGGCTGAACAGCTGATGAAAATCAAGCCTGCAGCTTCAAAAGGGACGTATCTTCGCAACGTATCCATTACATCCACAATGAGCCCTGGCCTCAAGGTGGACGTTTCATCATTTAAATTATAA
- the rplK gene encoding 50S ribosomal protein L11, with product MAKKVIKVVKLQIPAGKANPAPPVGPALGQAGVNIMGFCKEFNARTQEEAGLIIPVEITVFEDRSFTFITKTPPAAVLLKKEAGIESGSGEPNKNKVATVKRDKVKEIAETKMPDLNAADVEAAMRMVEGTARSMGIVVED from the coding sequence GTGGCTAAAAAGGTCATTAAAGTAGTGAAACTTCAAATTCCTGCTGGTAAAGCGAATCCGGCACCACCGGTCGGACCGGCACTCGGTCAAGCTGGTGTTAATATCATGGGATTCTGTAAGGAATTTAATGCTCGTACACAAGAAGAAGCGGGTCTGATCATTCCTGTGGAAATCACAGTATTTGAAGATCGTTCATTCACTTTTATCACAAAAACGCCGCCAGCAGCGGTCTTGCTTAAAAAAGAAGCAGGAATCGAATCTGGATCAGGTGAGCCGAACAAGAACAAAGTGGCTACAGTCAAGCGTGATAAAGTAAAAGAAATCGCTGAAACAAAGATGCCTGACTTAAACGCAGCTGATGTTGAAGCAGCTATGCGTATGGTTGAAGGTACTGCCCGCAGCATGGGTATCGTCGTCGAAGACTAA